A part of Anabas testudineus chromosome 9, fAnaTes1.2, whole genome shotgun sequence genomic DNA contains:
- the LOC113150675 gene encoding nuclear factor 7, brain-like: MADRAVLEDYLCCHVCSETFRDPVSLSCNHSFCSSCLKQFWKDAKIKNCPICKRKSSKEDPEVNFALKKVADSFAGRKQAELETEKETKKVEFICSKHQEEPKLFCEGEGRAICTVCDFPHHTGHKVVPVEQAVRDLKEQLKSDLKSLQDKRNKYKQVEKTYNDMIEHSKKQLLSTEQQIRAEFNKLQQFLKEEEESRLAALREEEEQKGKTISREMKRIEEQISSLSDSICAVEEELHKHNVPFLSSYKATQTRARAQSSLSDPQLLSGALIDVAKHLGNLSFRVWENMKDKVHFSPVILDPNTASGWLYLSADLTSVRCVDTKQPLPDNPERNTNYANVLGSEGFISGKHSWEVEVGDHPDWLVGLAKESVDRKGGRFSSPECGFWCLLHRSGKYTDGFGKTVTVKKSLQRIRVQLDYDRGEVSFYDPEDMTHIYTHRETFTEKLFPYFFVFDAGDAKTSEIKICPTEISL; encoded by the coding sequence ATGGCTGACAGAGCTGTTTTAGAAGATTACCTGTGCTGCCATGTGTGTTCAGAGACGTTCAGAGatcctgtgtctctgagctgtaacCACAGCTTCTGTTCAAGCTGCCTGAAACAATTCTGGAAAGACGCTAAAATCAAAAACTGTCCCATTTGTAAAAGGAAATCATCAAAAGAAGATCCAGAAGTGAACTTTGCGCTGAAGAAAGTGGCTGATTCATTTGCTGGAAGGAAACAAGCTGAATTagagactgaaaaagaaacaaaaaaggtgGAGTTTATATGTAGTAAACATCAAGAAGAACCTAAATTGTTCTGTGAGGGTGAAGGTAGAGCTATTTGTACTGTCTGTGATTTTCCTCATCACACTGGTCACAAAGTGGTTCCTGTAGAACAAGCAGTCCGTGACctgaaggagcagctgaaaTCGGACTTAAAGTCTCTACAGGACAAGaggaacaaatacaaacaagtggagaaaaCCTACAATGACATGATTGAACACTCCAAGAAGCAGCTGttgtccacagagcagcagatcagagcAGAGTTCAACAAGCTCCAGCAGTtcctgaaagaggaagaggagtccaGACTGGCagctctgagggaggaagaggagcagaaggggAAGACtatcagcagagagatgaagaggattGAGGAGcagatctcctctctgtcagacagtatctgtgctgttgaagaagagctgcacaaacacaacgtGCCATTCCTCAGCAGTTATAAAGCCACTCAGACCAGAGCCAGAGCCCAGAGCTCACTGTCAgatccacagctgctctcaggAGCACTGATAGATGTGGCCAAACACCTGGGCAACCTGTCCTTCAGAGTCTGGGAGAACATGAAGGACAAGGTCCACTTCAGTCCTGTCATTCTGGACCCAAACACTGCAAGTGGATGGCTCTATCTGTCTGCTgatctgaccagtgtgagaTGTGTAGACACAAAGCAGCCGCTTCCTGATAATCCAGAGAGAAACACTAACTATGCAAATGTTCTGGGCTCTGAAGGCTTCATTTCAGGAAAACACAgctgggaggtggaggtgggagatCATCCGGACTGGTTGGTGGGTTTGGCTAAAGAGTCAGTTGACAGGAAGGGAGGGCGTTTTTCTTCACCAGAATGTGGATTCTGGTGTTTACTGCATCGCAGTGGAAAATACACTGATGGTTTTGgtaaaactgtgacagtgaagaagagtCTCCAGAGGATCAGAGTCCAGCTGGACTATGACAGGGGGGAGGTGTCCTTCTATGACCCTGAAGACATGACTCACATCTACACTCACAGAGAAACTTTCACTGAGAAACTCTTCccctatttttttgtttttgacgCTGGTGATGCCAAAACCAGTGAAATCAAAATCTGTCCAACTGAGATTTCTCTGTGA
- the LOC113150674 gene encoding nuclear factor 7, brain-like, with translation MADRAVLEDYLCCHVCSEIFRDPVSLSCNHSFCSSCLKQFWDQAKNKNCPICKRKSSKEDPEVNFALKKVADSFAGRKQAELETEKETKKVEFICSKHQEEPKLFCEGEGRAVCTVCDFPHHTGHKVVPVEQAVSDLKEQLKSDLKSLQDKRNKYKQVEKTYNEMIEHSKKQLLSTEQQIRAEFNKLQQFLKEEEESRLAALREEEEQKGKTISREMKRIEEQISSLSDSICAVEEELHKHNVPFLSSYKATQTRARAQSSLSDPQLLSGALIDVAKHLGNLSFRVWENMKDKVHFSPVILDPNTASGWLYLSDDLTSVRRGDTKQQLPDNTERNTEYSTVLGSESFSSGKHSWEVEVGDHPSWNVGLAKESFDRKGECPASPEYGFWCLLHRCEKYTNGSAKTLTMKKSLQRISVQLDYDRGEVSFHDSEDMTHIYTHRETFTEELFPYFNLGQHGDAKTTDIKICPTEISLRCSEM, from the coding sequence ATGGCTGACAGAGCTGTTTTAGAAGATTACCTGTGCTGCCATGTGTGTTCAGAGATTTTCAGAGatcctgtgtctctgagctgtaacCACAGCTTCTGTTCAAGCTGCCTGAAACAATTCTGGGAtcaagctaaaaacaaaaactgtcccATTTGTAAAAGGAAATCATCAAAAGAAGATCCAGAAGTGAACTTTGCGCTGAAGAAAGTGGCTGATTCATTTGCTGGAAGGAAACAAGCTGAATTagagactgaaaaagaaacaaaaaaggtgGAGTTTATATGTAGTAAACATCAAGAAGAACCTAAATTGTTCTGTGAGGGTGAAGGTAGAGCTGTTTGTACTGTCTGTGATTTTCCTCATCACACTGGTCACAAAGTGGTTCCTGTAGAACAAGCAGTCAGTGACctgaaggagcagctgaaaTCAGACTTAAAGTCTCTACAGGACAAGaggaacaaatacaaacaagtggagaaaaCCTACAATGAGATGATTGAACACTCCAAGAAGCAGCTGttgtccacagagcagcagatcagagcAGAGTTCAACAAGCTCCAGCAGTtcctgaaagaggaagaggagtccaGACTGGCagctctgagggaggaagaggagcagaaggggAAGACtatcagcagagagatgaagaggattGAGGAGcagatctcctctctgtcagacagtatctgtgctgttgaagaagagctgcacaaacacaacgtGCCATTCCTCAGCAGTTATAAAGCCACTCAGACCAGAGCCAGAGCCCAGAGCTCACTGTCAgatccacagctgctctcaggAGCACTGATAGATGTGGCCAAACACCTGGGCAACCTGTCCTTCAGAGTCTGGGAGAACATGAAGGACAAGGTCCACTTCAGTCCTGTCATTCTGGACCCAAACACTGCAAGTGGATGGCTCTATCTGTCTGATgatctgaccagtgtgagaCGTGGagacacaaagcagcagcttcctgataatacagagagaaacactgaataTAGCACTGTTCTGGGCTCTGAGAGCTTCAGCTCAGGGAAACACAgctgggaggtggaggtgggagatCATCCTAGCTGGAATGTAGGTTTGGCTAAAGAGTCATTTGACAGGAAGGGAGAGTGTCCTGCTTCACCAGAATATGGATTCTGGTGTTTACTGCATCGATGTGAAAAATACACTAATGGGTCTGCTAAAACTTTGACAATGAAGAAGAGTCTCCAGAGGATCAGCGTCCAGCTGGACTATGACAGGGGGGAGGTGTCCTTCCATGACTCTGAAGACATGACTCACATCTACACTCACAGAGAAACTTTCACTGAGGAACTCTTTCCCTATTTTAATCTTGGACAACATGGTGATGCCAAAACCACTGATATCAAAATCTGTCCAACTGAGATTTCTCTGCGATGTTCAGAGATGTGA
- the LOC113150681 gene encoding nuclear factor 7, brain-like encodes MAEKNALLERYLSCHVCSETFRDPVSLSCSHKFCSSCLQQFWEQAKNKNCPICKRKSSKDYPGVDYALKELADWFAGRQQETEERERKMELVCKHQEEPKLFCEDEDRAVCPVCEFSLHHTHKVVPVEQAVSDLKEQLKSDLKSLQDKRDKYKQVEKTYNDMIQHSKKQLLSTEQQIRAEFNKIQQFLKEEEESRLAALREEEEQKGKTISREMKRIEEQISSLSDSICAVEEELHKHNVPFLSSYKATQTRARAQSSLSDPQLLSGALIDVAKHLGNLSFRVWKNMKDKVHFSPVILDPNTANPWLHLSDDLTSVRHENSHEQLPDNPERNIEYATVFGSEGFSSGKHSWEVEVGDHPRWNVGLAKESVDRKGECYASPKSGIWCLLHYSGKYVDVVGETLTVKKSLQRIRVQMDYDRGEVSFYDPEDMTHIYTYRETFTEKLFPYFFVFKPGDAKTTEIKICPTEISL; translated from the coding sequence ATGGCGGAAAAAAATGCTCTTTTAGAAAGGTACCTGAGCTGCCACGTCTGTTCAGAGACTTTCAGAGatcctgtgtctctgagctgcagcCACAAATTTTGTTCAAGCTGCCTGCAACAATTCTGGGaacaagctaaaaacaaaaactgtcccATTTGTAAAAGGAAATCATCAAAGGATTATCCAGGAGTGGACTATGCATTAAAGGAACTGGCTGATTGGTTTGCTGGGAGACAACAAGAGactgaagaaagagagagaaaaatggagCTGGTGTGTAAACATCAAGAAGAACCTAAATTGTTCTGTGAGGATGAAGATAGAGCTGTTTGTCCTGTCTGTGAGTTTTCTCTGCACCATACTCACAAAGTGGTTCCTGTAGAACAAGCAGTCAGTGACctgaaggagcagctgaaaTCAGACTTAAAGTCTCTACAGGACAAGAGggacaaatacaaacaagtggagaaaaCCTACAATGACATGATTCAACACTCCAAGAAGCAGCTGttgtccacagagcagcagatcagagcAGAGTTCAACAAGATCCAGCAGTtcctgaaagaggaagaggagtccaGACTGGCagctctgagggaggaagaggagcagaaggggAAGACtatcagcagagagatgaagaggattGAGGAGcagatctcctctctgtcagacagtatctgtgctgttgaagaagagctgcacaaacacaacgtGCCATTCCTCAGCAGTTATAAAGCCACTCAGACCAGAGCCAGAGCCCAGAGCTCACTGTCAgatccacagctgctctcaggAGCACTGATAGATGTGGCCAAACACCTGGGCAACCTGTCCTTCAGAGTCTGGAAGAACATGAAGGACAAGGTCCACTTCAGTCCTGTCATTCTGGACCCAAACACTGCAAACCCCTGGCTTCATCTGTCTGATgatctgaccagtgtgagaCATGAAAACTCACATGAGCAGCTTCCTGATAATCCAGAGAGAAACATTGAATATGCCACTGTTTTTGGCTCTGAGGGCTTCAGCTCAGGAAAACACAgctgggaggtggaggtgggagatCATCCTCGCTGGAATGTGGGTTTGGCTAAAGAGTCAGTTGACAGGAAGGGAGAGTGTTATGCTTCACCAAAATCTGGAATCTGGTGTTTACTGCATTACAGTGGAAAATACGTTGATGTTGTTGGTGAAACTCTCACAGTTAAGAAGAGTCTCCAGAGGATCAGAGTCCAGATGGACTATGACAGGGGGGAGGTGTCCTTCTATGACCCTGAAGACATGACTCACATCTACACTTACAGAGAAACGTTCACTGAGAAACTCTTCccatatttttttgtttttaaacctgGTGATGCCAAAACCACTGAAATCAAAATCTGTCCCACTGAGATTTCTCTGTGA
- the LOC113150677 gene encoding nuclear factor 7, ovary-like: MAERAVLESFLSCHVCSETFRDPVSLSCNHSFCSSCLQQFWKQAKNKNCPICKRKSSKEELGVNFALKGLADSFAGRQETGSSETEKEKKMEVVCSKHQEEPKLFCKDEDRAVCTVCEFSLHHTHKVVPVEQAVSDLKEQLKSDLKSLQDKRNKYKQVEKTYNDMIQHSKKQLLSTEQQIRAEFNKLQQFLKEEEESRLAALREEEDQKGKTISREMKRIEEQISSLSDSICAVEEELHKHNVPFLSSYKATQTRARAQSSLSDPQLLSGALIDVAKHLGNLSFRVWENMKDKVHFSPVILDPNIASGWLYLSDDLTSVRRGYTHQQLPDNPERNTNYANIMGSEGFSSGKHSWEVEVGDHPDWNVGLVKESVDRKGKCLASPKYGIWCLMYHSGKYTDGSGETVTVKKSLQRIRVQLDYDRGEVSFYDPEDMTHIYTYRETFTEKLFPYFSVGESGHAKTTEIKMCPTEISL, encoded by the coding sequence ATGGCTGAGAGAGCTGTTCTGGAAAGTTTCCTGAGCTGCCATGTGTGTTCAGAGACTTTCAGAGATCCCgtgtctctgagctgtaacCACAGCTTCTGTTCAAGCTGCCTGCAACAATTCTGGAaacaagctaaaaacaaaaactgtcccATTTGTAAAAGGAAATCATCAAAAGAAGAACTGGGAGTAAACTTTGCACTAAAGGGACTGGCTGATTCTTTTGCTGGGAGACAGGAAACTGGATCAtctgagacagagaaagagaagaaaatggagGTTGTGTGTAGTAAACATCAAGAAGAACCTAAATTGTTCTGTAAGGATGAAGATAGAGCTGTTTGTACTGTCTGTGAGTTTTCTCTGCACCACACTCACAAAGTGGTTCCTGTAGAACAAGCAGTCAGTGACctgaaggagcagctgaaaTCGGACTTAAAGTCTCTACAGGACAAGaggaacaaatacaaacaagtggagaaaaCCTACAATGACATGATTCAGCACTCCAAGAAGCAGCTGttgtccacagagcagcagatcagagcAGAGTTCAACAAGCTCCAGCAGTtcctgaaagaggaagaggagtccaGACTGGCagctctgagggaggaagaggaccAGAAGGGGAAGACtatcagcagagagatgaagaggattGAGGAGcagatctcctctctgtcagacagtatctgtgctgttgaagaagagctgcacaaacacaacgtGCCATTCCTCAGCAGTTATAAAGCCACTCAGACCAGAGCCAGAGCCCAGAGCTCACTGTCAgatccacagctgctctcaggAGCACTGATAGATGTGGCCAAACACCTGGGGAACCTGTCCTTCAGAGTCTGGGAGAACATGAAGGACAAGGTCCATTTCAGTCCTGTCATTCTGGACCCAAACATTGCAAGTGGATGGCTCTATCTGTCTGATgatctgaccagtgtgagaCGTGGATACACTCATCAGCAGCTTCCTGATAATCCAGAGAGAAACACTAACTATGCTAATATTATGGGCTCTGAGGGCTTCAGCTCAGGGAAACACAGCTGGGAGGTGGAGGTTGGAGATCATCCTGACTGGAATGTGGGTTTGGTTAAAGAGTCAGTTGATAGGAAGGGAAAGTGTCTTGCTTCACCAAAATATGGAATCTGGTGTTTAATGTATCACAGTGGAAAATACACTGATGGTTCTGGTGaaactgtgacagtgaagaagagtCTCCAGAGGATCAGAGTCCAGCTGGACTATGACAGGGGGGAGGTGTCCTTCTATGACCCTGAAGACATGACTCACATCTACACTTACAGAGAAACTTTCACTGAGAAACTCTTCCCATATTTCAGTGTTGGAGAAAGTGGTCATGCCAAAACCACTGAAATCAAAATGTGTCCAACTGAGATTTCTCTGTGA